Below is a window of Demequina muriae DNA.
ACGGCGGCACCGTCGCGAGGGCCGCCTCGGCCTGCTCTCGGGTGGGCGGGCCGTCCATGCGCGCCACCACCATGCCGTCGCCGTCGAGCACCAGGGTCGTGGGCGTGCGCATGATCGACAGTTCGCGCGCGAGGTCCAGCCGCTCGGAGGCGTCGATCTCGAGGTGCACCACCTGGCGGTGCCCCTCGGCGACGTCCGTCAGCAGTCGCGCAGTGCCGGGGCACTTGGCGCACATGGGCGTCGAGAACTGCACGAAGGTCGCGCGGTAGCCGCGCTTCGCGCCGAGCATCTCCGACGACAGCGCCCCGTCCCGGTGGACCTCGCGCACTCGACCCTGTCTGCGCTGCCACCACCAGTAGCCGGCGCTCGCGATCGCGAGCAGCGCGGCGATGATGAGGATCCGCTCGAGCACGTGTGTGGCCTTCTTCCTGGGGTCAGCCGACGAGCAGGCGCCCGCCGAGGTAGACGAGCACCCCGGCCACCAGAACAGGTGTGACCCCCGACGCTATTCCTGCCCACGGGTTGCGGGGCCGTGGTTCGCGTCGGTACAGCTCGGCCAGCAGCACCACGGAGGCGCCGGAGGCGATGCCGACGAGGATCCCGCCGTACCAGGGGATCGACTCGAAGACGTAGCCCATGCCGAACCCGGCACCGGTGCCGAGCACCAGCGCGGACACGGTGTTGACCGTCGCGTGGTGGGTGAGGACGGAGGCGATCGCGGCCACGGCGAGCGTCGCTGCGCCGAGCACCACCAGCTCCTCCGCACCAGGCGTGCGGTTCGACGCGACCCAGGCCGCGCCTGATGCAGCCACGGCGCCGCCCGATGCGGTGGCGGCGACGGAGGTGACGGCGCGTCCGGGGGACGAGGGGTACGCCACCTCGGCCAGCAGCGAGGCGATCACAATGGCCGCCACCGCGACCACCATGTAGCGGAGATAGGGCTCGTTGCGCCCGAGCAGCACCGCGACGAGGGCCACCGTTCCGCCCACCGCGATGATGCCGGTGCTCACCCACGGGCGTGAGACGCGGGTCAGCACGGGCCAGCCGATCGCGGCCGCGATCATCACTGCCAGGGCCCCCATGGCCAGGTACCTCGTCCCGAGGTACCCGGTCGCTGCGATCACCGACGCTGCGACGGCAGTGATCGTCGCCCTGGTCGTCGGATTCATGGGCGTTAGTGTCTCACTGTTCGCGCCGCTACAGTAAAGGCCTTCGGAGGTGGCGATGGCAGACCTGCTCGTGCTCACCCCGTCTGAGGACGGGTCTGCTGGCGTCCTGCCCGCCCTCGGCCTGCTGTCGCACCGCATCCGTGTTCTCCCCCCGGAGCCGTCCGCCATGCTCGACGCGATGGATGCCGACGTCATCGTGGTCGACGGGCGTCACGATCTCGCTGAGGCCCGCAACAACTGCAGGCTGGTCCAGGTGACCGGCATCTCCGTCCCGCTCCTGCTGGTGCTGCGCGAGGGCGGCATGTCCATCGTGAATGCCGACTGGGGCGCCGACGACGTGGTGCTCACCGACGCATCGCCGCCCGAGGTCGAGGCGCGGATCCGGCTGCTCGTCAGCCGTGCGAGCCGTGAGGATCCCCTCGACAAGGCCGCCGAGTTCACCTCTGGCGACCTGAACGTGGACGTGGGCGGATACACCGCCAGGCTCAAGGGCGTTCCCCTCGACCTCACGTACAAGGAGTTCGAGCTCCTGAAGTACCTGATGCAGCACCCCGGCCGGGTGTACACGCGGGACCAGCTGCTGCAGGAGGTCTGGGGCTTCGACTACTACGGCGGCACGCGCACGGTCGACGTCCACGTGCGTCGCCTGCGGGCCAAGCTCGGCCCCGAGCACGAGCACCTCATCGGCACCGTCCGCAACGTGGGCTACCGCTTCGACCCGCCTCAGCCCAAGCCGCCCGCGCCCGACGTGGAGAGCAAGGAGACCGCCCGCTAGTCGGTCGGAACTGCGTGGCGCACCGGCGTTCCCGGTGCCGTGGGGCACAGCGCCGCGATCTCGCAGGCGCCGCATTCAGGCTTGCGCGCCTTGCAGCGTCGTCGCCCGTGGAAGATGACCCGGTGCGACCACAGCGTCCACTCGCTGCGCTCCAGGAGCGTCATCAGGTCCCGTTCCACCGCCACCGGGTCCTCGTTGACCGTCAGGCCAAGTCTGCGTGCGAGCCTGCCCATGTGCGTGTCGACAGTGATGCCCGGGACCCCGAAGGCGTTGCCCAGCACCACGTTCGCGGTCTTCCGCCCCACGCCCCGCAGTGTCGTGAGGTCCTTGAGCCGTCCCGGCACCTCGCCGTCGTAGCGCTCGACGATGTCTCGGCTGAGGCCCAGCAGCGACTCCGCCTTCGCACGGTAGAAGCCGGTGGGCCGGATCAACGCCTCCAGCTCCGTGCGGTCGGCCGATGCGAGGGCGGCCGGGTCGCCGTAGCGTGCGAAGAGCGCGGGGGTGACCTGGTTCACGCGGACGTCGGTGCACTGCGCGCTCAGCACCGTGGCGACGAGCAGTTCGAACGGCGAGCGGTAGTCGAGCTCGCAGTGCGCATCCGGGTACACCTCGGCGAGCGCCCTGTTGATGGCGCGGGCGCGACGCGTCAGGGCCACCGGAGGCGCGGCCATGCCGGCGCTGGCCACGGTGACGGGAGTGCGAGAGGCCATGGAGTCACCCTAGGCGACCCTCAAGACGCCCATCGCGCGCGCCGATAGGTAACGTGTCGGAGCGTCTGTGCGCCGGCCCACGGAGTCCTGGGAGGTGCGCGTGCCCTACGTCGACGCTGACCCGCAGGTCGCCCAGCTCAGGCACCGGCGCCGTGAGATGCGGCGCGAGCTGGCTCGCGTGCGCTGGTGGCGCAGGCTCGTGCGCGCGCGCATGGACCTGTCCGTCGCTCGCCTGGCAGACGTTCACGAGCTCGAGACGCTCGGCCTCGACGAGGCGTGGGAGGCTCTCGCGGCCGATGCGCCGACCCCTCCGGAGCTGTCGAATGCCATCTGGCCTGACGCCGCGTCTGCGACACCCAGGAGCGTCGAGGCACTGGCTTCGCTCGATGCCCGGCTAAAGTCGTACGAGGAACGTGTCAGCGAGAACTTGGAGACGGTGACGGCGCAGATGGTGAGAGCATTGGGCGACGCCCGCGGCGTCGACGCGCGCACCCGTGGGGGCTCCCATGGGTGAGTCCCCGCGCGAAGAGCAGCTGCTGCGCAGCTCGCCGCTGTTCGGCGGCATGGATGGAGCGTCCGCTCGCTCGCTCATCACGATGATGAAGCGGCTCGAGCTCGCCAAGGGCGACGTGATCTTCAACGAGGGCGACGACGGCCATGCGCTCTACGTGATCGTCAAGGGCAAGGTCAAGATGGCGCGCACCGCGCGTGACGGTCGCGAGAACCTGCTGGGGCTCCTCGGCGTGGGCGACATGCTCGGCGAGCTGTCCGTGTTCGATCCGGGCCCGCGACTGTCCCGTGCGCACGCCGTCGAGGAGTCCGTGGTCTATGAGCTGCCCAAGGATGTCCTCGACGTGTGGCTCGACGATCACCTCGAGATGTCCCGCCACCTGATGCGCGCCCTGGCGCAGCGCATCCGCCGCATCTCCAACACGATGGCGGACCTGGTGTTCTCCGACGTGCCCGGCCGTGTCGCCAAGGCGATCCTCGACCTGGGCCACCGGTTCGGTCGCATGGAGCGCGGCCACGTCACCGTCCGCCACGGGCTCACGCAGGAGGAGCTCGCGCAGCTGGTGGGGGCGTCGCGGGAGACCGTCAACAAGGCGCTGGCCGACTTCGCGTCGCGCGGATGGATCGACGTGCACATCGGCTCTGTTGAGGTGTTTGAGCCCGAGCGTCTCCGGGCCCGCTCCCGCTGAGTCCGCCTGCGCTGAGTTCTATCGCTACAGCGCCCGATCGCTGCAGGCCTTGTCGCTCTACAGCGCGCGCAGCTCTGCGATCAGTTCGATCTCGACGGGCGCGCCGAGCGGCAGCGCCGCGACGCCGACTGCGGACCGCGCATGGCGGCCCTGCTCCCCGAACACGTCAGCGAGGATCGCACTCGCGCCGTTGAGGACGGCGGGCTGACCGGTGAAGCCTGGCGCCGAGGCCACGAATCCGGTCATCTTCACGATTCCCAGCACGGAGTCGATGCCGTCCGTCGCCGATGCGACGGCGGCAAGCGCATTCAGCACCGCTGCGCGCGCACACTCGACGGCCCGTTCCGGTCCCACGTCGCCTGCGCGCTGTCCCACCAGGCCCGTCGCGACCAGCTCGCCATCGACCAGGGGCAGCTGGCCGGAGGTGTAGACGAGATCGCCGATGCGGCGCGCGGGCGTGTAGGTGCCGACCGGTGTCGCCACCGCGGGGAGGGTGAGTCCCAGCTCCCTCATGCGCGCCGATGCGGTCATGGCTTGGGGCGCTTGAGGTAGGCGACGAGCCCGCCAGTAGGTCCGGTGACGACCTGCACGAGCTCCCAGCCGTCCTCACCCCACTGGTCGAGGATCTGCTTGGTCACGTGGTCGATGAGCGGTACTGTCGCGTATTCCCATGCAGTCATGTGATGAGACTAACGCGCCTCGCCCGCAACGCTTGGGGCATGTGGAGCGTTGACCATGGGACGTGTGCGCCTCGCACGCGGGACGTAAGGTTGGTGTATGGGAATCCTTTCTTCGAGTCGAGCGCGCCGTGATGGCCAGGTGACACTGGTGCAGCTGCTGGCTGCGCTCCTCATGTTCATCGCCTTCTCCGTGATCGGCGGCTTCCTCATCGCCGGCATCGCGCTCCCGGTAGCCACGGTCGCCGGCTCCGCGGCCAATGGCTCGGCGGAGCTCTTCGAGGACCTGCCGGACGACCTCGCCAACCCGCGCCTGCCTCAGCAGTCCAACATCTATGCGCGCGACGGCAAGACTCTGCTGGCCACCTTCTACTCGCAGAATCGCGTCGTGGTGCCGCTCGAAGAGATCTCGCCGTGGATGCAGAAGGCCGTGGTGGCGATCGAGGACAAGCGCTTCTGGGCGCACAACGGCGTGGACGGTGAGGGCATCGTCGCCGCCGCCTACCGGAACCTCACCACCCCTGAGAACCCCGGCGCCTCGACGCTGACGCAGCAGCTCGTCAAGAACACCCTGTATCAAGCGGCACTGAACGAGGACGACGAGGAGGCGCAGGAACAAGCCCTCGCCGAGGCGACCGAGGTGTCCATGGCGCGCAAGATCCGCGAATGGCGCCTCGCGCTCGCGTTCGAGGAGAACCTCAACAACCAGCTGGGGACCGACTGCACCGGCGAAGACCCTGCCGTGGACTGCGGCAAGGAAGAGGTGCTCCAGCAGTACCTCAACATCGCGCAGTTCGGCAGCAACATCTACGGCGTCGAGGCCGCGGCCCAGTACTACTTCTCGAAGCCCGCCGCCGAGCTCACGGCGCTCGAGGCAGCGACGATCGCCGGCATCACCCAGAACCCCACCAAGTGGGACCCGACCCGCACGTTTGTCGGCGAGGACGGCGAGGTCGACAACTTCGAGAACGCTGAGATCCGTCGCGACAACGTGCTGGGCGAGATGTTCGAGCAGGGCATGATCACCGAGGCGGAGTTCGATGAGTGGGAGGCGATCCCCGTCGCGGACACGCTCAACGTGTCGCAGCCCAAGTTCTCGTGTGCAGCGGCGGAAGACGCCCCGTTCTTCTGCGACTACGTCACCAAGATCAT
It encodes the following:
- a CDS encoding Crp/Fnr family transcriptional regulator; the protein is MGESPREEQLLRSSPLFGGMDGASARSLITMMKRLELAKGDVIFNEGDDGHALYVIVKGKVKMARTARDGRENLLGLLGVGDMLGELSVFDPGPRLSRAHAVEESVVYELPKDVLDVWLDDHLEMSRHLMRALAQRIRRISNTMADLVFSDVPGRVAKAILDLGHRFGRMERGHVTVRHGLTQEELAQLVGASRETVNKALADFASRGWIDVHIGSVEVFEPERLRARSR
- a CDS encoding RidA family protein, which gives rise to MTASARMRELGLTLPAVATPVGTYTPARRIGDLVYTSGQLPLVDGELVATGLVGQRAGDVGPERAVECARAAVLNALAAVASATDGIDSVLGIVKMTGFVASAPGFTGQPAVLNGASAILADVFGEQGRHARSAVGVAALPLGAPVEIELIAELRAL
- the nth gene encoding endonuclease III is translated as MASRTPVTVASAGMAAPPVALTRRARAINRALAEVYPDAHCELDYRSPFELLVATVLSAQCTDVRVNQVTPALFARYGDPAALASADRTELEALIRPTGFYRAKAESLLGLSRDIVERYDGEVPGRLKDLTTLRGVGRKTANVVLGNAFGVPGITVDTHMGRLARRLGLTVNEDPVAVERDLMTLLERSEWTLWSHRVIFHGRRRCKARKPECGACEIAALCPTAPGTPVRHAVPTD
- a CDS encoding DUF4177 domain-containing protein; this translates as MTAWEYATVPLIDHVTKQILDQWGEDGWELVQVVTGPTGGLVAYLKRPKP
- a CDS encoding winged helix family transcriptional regulator; its protein translation is MADLLVLTPSEDGSAGVLPALGLLSHRIRVLPPEPSAMLDAMDADVIVVDGRHDLAEARNNCRLVQVTGISVPLLLVLREGGMSIVNADWGADDVVLTDASPPEVEARIRLLVSRASREDPLDKAAEFTSGDLNVDVGGYTARLKGVPLDLTYKEFELLKYLMQHPGRVYTRDQLLQEVWGFDYYGGTRTVDVHVRRLRAKLGPEHEHLIGTVRNVGYRFDPPQPKPPAPDVESKETAR
- a CDS encoding TlpA family protein disulfide reductase, with protein sequence MLERILIIAALLAIASAGYWWWQRRQGRVREVHRDGALSSEMLGAKRGYRATFVQFSTPMCAKCPGTARLLTDVAEGHRQVVHLEIDASERLDLARELSIMRTPTTLVLDGDGMVVARMDGPPTREQAEAALATVPPSRPDYSI